The genomic region GTCAGGATGTGATTGAGCAGAGTTGTTTTACCGCTACCGAGAAAGCCTGTAATGATGGTGACTGGTAGCCCCTGTTTCGGTGCATCCATTGCGGGAGATTGGTCAGAACCTACTGCTGATTGCATAGCGCTGCTGATTTAAATCTTGAAAGTCTTATCTTACAATCTGCTAGGGCAAGAAGTATGACTTACACTCTTGCCCCATCTTTATTCATTATGTCGCGTTCGATGAATTCAGGAGGCGCTTAGCAAAATTCACGATCGATAATATAGCAACATAATTACGAGCATCTTGTCCTGCTTGCTTTTGCAGATAACGATTTTGCGCCAAGACTGGCAAGAGCAGACGCGATAAGATTTCTATCCGATGACAAATACAATGATTTCCCTAGTCTTTTTTCTGGGTTTTCTGCTTTTACTTCCTGTGAGACAATCGTGCGAGTATTTAGTGCAACTTGACCATTAGTACTGCATATAAATCCATCACTAATAGGAGTAGCCGATCGTGGTAAACAGCGAATCTAACGGTAAGGTAGCTTTGATTACTGGTGCAAATAAAGGACTAGGACTAGAGATGAGTCGCCAGCTCGGACAACGCGGCTTGACAGTTTTAGTCGCAGCCCGTAGCTTACAAGCAGCCGAAGCAGCAGCTACTACACTACAAAAAGAAGGATTGAAGGCTGAGGCGATCGCCCTGGATGTGAATAACAGCAACGAAATTCAGTCCGCCGTACAGGAGATTGGCGATCGCTTTGGTAAGCTTGACGTTTTAATTAATAATGCCGGTGTCATGTTAGATGGCGAATGGTCGATCAGTAATGCTAGTTCTGTGCCGATCGATACCATCCGTAAAACTTTTGAGACAAACTTTTTTGCCCTAGTCGAACTGACTCAGAAACTACTGCCTTTGATTTTAAATAGCCCTAGCGGTCGAATTGTCAACATGGCTAGCATTGAGGGATCGCTGACACTTCATGCCGATCCGAACTCACCAATCTATGATGCTAAACCATTTGCTTATGATGCTTCTAAAGCAGCCGTCAATTCATTTACAGTGCATTTAGCCCACGAGTTACGGCACACTTCGGTAAAAGTCAATAGCGCTCATCCAGGTTGGGTAAAAACAGAATTGGGTGGTGAAGGCGCAATGATGGATATTACAGAGGGAGCAAAAACAGGCGTAGAATTGGCAACATTACCCGATGATGGTTCGAGCGGTGGCTTTTTTCATCTGGGGCAACCCTTACCTTGGTAGCGATATCAGTTATCAGTTATCAGTTGTCAGTTATCAGTGACTAGTGGCTGGTGGCTAGTAGCGATCGCTTGCGACTTGCGACTTGATGACTTCTCCATAACCAATCCTCACGTAAAATTACGCTATCAATTTAGTATATTGTTCTACTAAGCGATCGCTCAGTCTGGGCAATTTTCTCTAGAATCTCAAACTGCTCTTCGATAACTGACAACTGACAACTGATAACTGACAATGCAATCTTCTGCTACACTGACGCTTTGCGAATCTTCCGAGCCAGCGGGGGCGCGAGAACAACCACGTTATTTTCTCTCTCCCAGCGAAGAAATTGTCATCGGGCGATCGCCTGATTGTCAAATTGCCCTCGATCCTAAGCGTTACACGACGGTTTCGCGCTATCACGCCAAGTTGCGTTGGCAAAAAAGTTCCGAGCCTGGTTGGGAAGTTTGCAACCTCAGTTCGACCAATGGCACGTATATTAACGGGAAGCAGATTGGCGCAGAATGGCGGAGCTTACAATCGGGCGATCGCATTACCCTAAGTTGGCAAGGTCCAGAGTTTCTATTTGAATATCAGGAGTTGCCTGCTACTGTACTGGTTAAAGCTCCTACGAGCGCCCAAAAGCCGCCAACGGCAGCTCACGCAAGTGTAGTTGTCCCTGTAGCAGAATCAGCAGTTGAGCCTGAACCAATC from Scytonema millei VB511283 harbors:
- a CDS encoding SDR family oxidoreductase yields the protein MVNSESNGKVALITGANKGLGLEMSRQLGQRGLTVLVAARSLQAAEAAATTLQKEGLKAEAIALDVNNSNEIQSAVQEIGDRFGKLDVLINNAGVMLDGEWSISNASSVPIDTIRKTFETNFFALVELTQKLLPLILNSPSGRIVNMASIEGSLTLHADPNSPIYDAKPFAYDASKAAVNSFTVHLAHELRHTSVKVNSAHPGWVKTELGGEGAMMDITEGAKTGVELATLPDDGSSGGFFHLGQPLPW